A genome region from Oncorhynchus gorbuscha isolate QuinsamMale2020 ecotype Even-year linkage group LG26, OgorEven_v1.0, whole genome shotgun sequence includes the following:
- the LOC124015278 gene encoding dual specificity mitogen-activated protein kinase kinase 7-like isoform X1, with protein sequence MSSLEQRLSRIEEKLKQENKEARRRIDLNIDMSPQRSRPRPIIVIQLSPAPAPSQRAALQLPLANDGGGSRSSSSESSPQHHSYPSRPRHMLNLPTPQYSLVKSVENAEIDQKLQEIMKQTGYLKIDGQRYPAEVSDLISEGEIGSGTCGQVFKVRFKKTGHVIAVKQMRRTGNKDENKRILMDLDVVLKSHDCPYIIQCYGAIVTNTDVFIAMELMGTCAEKLKKRIQGPIPERILGKMTVAIVSALLYLKEKHGVIHRDVKPSNILLDNKGQIKLCDFGISGRLVDSKAKTRSAGCAAYMAPERIDPPDPSKPDYDIRADVWSLGISLVELATGQFPYKNCKTDFEVLTKVLQEDPPSLPLSMDFSLDFQSFVKDCLTKDHRKRPKYHKLLEHSFIRRYEVLVVDVAGWFQAVMERTESPRSSQCYSQHQLHSLFSR encoded by the exons ATGTCGTCGCTGGAACAGAGACTCTCTCGAATCGAGGAGAAACTAAAGCAAGAAAATAAAGAAGCTCGTAGAAGAATTGACCTCAATATCGACATGAGTCCACAACGTTCACGTCCGAGGCCAA tcATCGTGATCCAGCTCAgtcctgctccagctccttcccAACGTGCAG ctCTTCAGCTTCCCCTGGCTAACGACGGAGGGGGGAGTCGCTCCTCATCCTCTGAGAGCTCACCCCAGCACCATTCCTACCCCAGCCGCCCGCGACACATGCTCAACCTGCCCACGCCacagtacagcctggtgaagagTGTGGAGAA TGCGGAGATAGACCAGAAGCTGCAGGAGATCATGAAGCAGACAGGCTATCTGAAGATCGACGGCCAG CGGTACCCGGCCGAAGTCAGTGACCTGATCAGCGAGGGGGAGATCGGCAGCGGCACGTGCGGCCAGGTGTTCAAAGTGCGCTTCAAGAAGACGGGCCACGTCATCGCCGTCAAA caaATGCGCCGGACAGGAAACAAGGACGAGAACAAGAGGATTCTGATGGATCTGGATGTGGTGCTGAAGAGCCACGACTGCCCTTACATCATCCAGTGCTACGGTGCCATAGTTACCAAC ACGGATGTGTTCATCGCAATGGAGCTGATGGGGACGTGTGCTGAGAAACTCAAGAAGAGGATCCAGGGGCCCATCCCTGAACGTATCCTGGGCAAGATGACCGTGGCA ATAGTGTCGGCTCTGCTGTACCTGAAGGAGAAGCACGGTGTGATACACCGGGACGTGAAGCCCTCCAACATCCTGCTGGACAACAAGGGCCAGATCAAGCTGTGTGACTTTGGCATCAGCGGCCGACTCGTCGACTCCAAGGCCAAGACCCGCAGTGCCGGCTGTGCTGCCTACATGGCT CCTGAGAGAATAGACCCCCCAGATCCCAGCAAGCCTGACTATGACATCCGAGCAGACGTCTGGAGCCTGGGCATCTCTCTG GTGGAGCTGGCCACAGGACAGTTCCCCTATAAGAACTGCAAGACTGACTTTGAGGTCCTGACCAAAGTGCTGCAGGAAGaccctccctcgctccccctcAGCATGGACTTCTCCCTCGACTTCCAGTCCTTCGTCAAAGACTG CCTCACAAAGGATCACAGAAAAAGGCCAAAATACCACAAGCTACTC GAGCACAGTTTCATTCGGCGCTATGAGGTGCTGGTGGTGGACGTGGCAGGCTGGTTCCAGGCGGTGATGGAGCGCACTGAGTCGCCGCGCAGCAGCCAATGTTACAGCCAGCACCAGCTCCACTCGCTCTTCAGCAGGTAG
- the LOC124015278 gene encoding dual specificity mitogen-activated protein kinase kinase 7-like isoform X2 — translation MSSLEQRLSRIEEKLKQENKEARRRIDLNIDMSPQRSRPRPTLQLPLANDGGGSRSSSSESSPQHHSYPSRPRHMLNLPTPQYSLVKSVENAEIDQKLQEIMKQTGYLKIDGQRYPAEVSDLISEGEIGSGTCGQVFKVRFKKTGHVIAVKQMRRTGNKDENKRILMDLDVVLKSHDCPYIIQCYGAIVTNTDVFIAMELMGTCAEKLKKRIQGPIPERILGKMTVAIVSALLYLKEKHGVIHRDVKPSNILLDNKGQIKLCDFGISGRLVDSKAKTRSAGCAAYMAPERIDPPDPSKPDYDIRADVWSLGISLVELATGQFPYKNCKTDFEVLTKVLQEDPPSLPLSMDFSLDFQSFVKDCLTKDHRKRPKYHKLLEHSFIRRYEVLVVDVAGWFQAVMERTESPRSSQCYSQHQLHSLFSR, via the exons ATGTCGTCGCTGGAACAGAGACTCTCTCGAATCGAGGAGAAACTAAAGCAAGAAAATAAAGAAGCTCGTAGAAGAATTGACCTCAATATCGACATGAGTCCACAACGTTCACGTCCGAGGCCAA ctCTTCAGCTTCCCCTGGCTAACGACGGAGGGGGGAGTCGCTCCTCATCCTCTGAGAGCTCACCCCAGCACCATTCCTACCCCAGCCGCCCGCGACACATGCTCAACCTGCCCACGCCacagtacagcctggtgaagagTGTGGAGAA TGCGGAGATAGACCAGAAGCTGCAGGAGATCATGAAGCAGACAGGCTATCTGAAGATCGACGGCCAG CGGTACCCGGCCGAAGTCAGTGACCTGATCAGCGAGGGGGAGATCGGCAGCGGCACGTGCGGCCAGGTGTTCAAAGTGCGCTTCAAGAAGACGGGCCACGTCATCGCCGTCAAA caaATGCGCCGGACAGGAAACAAGGACGAGAACAAGAGGATTCTGATGGATCTGGATGTGGTGCTGAAGAGCCACGACTGCCCTTACATCATCCAGTGCTACGGTGCCATAGTTACCAAC ACGGATGTGTTCATCGCAATGGAGCTGATGGGGACGTGTGCTGAGAAACTCAAGAAGAGGATCCAGGGGCCCATCCCTGAACGTATCCTGGGCAAGATGACCGTGGCA ATAGTGTCGGCTCTGCTGTACCTGAAGGAGAAGCACGGTGTGATACACCGGGACGTGAAGCCCTCCAACATCCTGCTGGACAACAAGGGCCAGATCAAGCTGTGTGACTTTGGCATCAGCGGCCGACTCGTCGACTCCAAGGCCAAGACCCGCAGTGCCGGCTGTGCTGCCTACATGGCT CCTGAGAGAATAGACCCCCCAGATCCCAGCAAGCCTGACTATGACATCCGAGCAGACGTCTGGAGCCTGGGCATCTCTCTG GTGGAGCTGGCCACAGGACAGTTCCCCTATAAGAACTGCAAGACTGACTTTGAGGTCCTGACCAAAGTGCTGCAGGAAGaccctccctcgctccccctcAGCATGGACTTCTCCCTCGACTTCCAGTCCTTCGTCAAAGACTG CCTCACAAAGGATCACAGAAAAAGGCCAAAATACCACAAGCTACTC GAGCACAGTTTCATTCGGCGCTATGAGGTGCTGGTGGTGGACGTGGCAGGCTGGTTCCAGGCGGTGATGGAGCGCACTGAGTCGCCGCGCAGCAGCCAATGTTACAGCCAGCACCAGCTCCACTCGCTCTTCAGCAGGTAG